The stretch of DNA TTACACAGCATAAAAACATTATTGTATTTAGAAAaccatttaataaaaaaataaaccactcTACAGAGAGCAGAACTCGTTACCTTAACACTGTCACTATACTAATAACAGGCTGACAAGGACATACTAGATTTAAGATTACCCATGACTGTCAGTTCCACACCTCAGCAGCACCATGTAATGGCCTCATCCTACACCCTCTGCATTCATTGTgcaataaagaatattttaagcTAATACAACTGAGGCAAATCTCAATTTTTGATAAAGTATAGTACAATGCAACACATTACAAGCAGGCTTTAAAACTTTATCTTCTGACAAGAACACTACATTTATGGCTGCACGAATGCAGCTCAGTATGGCAAACACAGTGTACACTGCAAACCAGCTCATTTAAAGGACTTAGATGTTATCAGATCTATGTATGTACATATTTCTAAGGGTATTGGAACTGTTTTTGAGGTACTAAACTCAAACAAGTCAAACGCGGCTGCTCACACCCACCCCTCCAAAGCTcaggcagcacacagcacagacagcagggaagcagcagcatgCATCGAGAGCCATTCACTTACCTTTGTGATCGACAAAAACGTAGCCGTCGAAGCGATCCCTGAAGAGGACGATGTCTTCCTGGTTCTTGAAGTTGATGTAGGCTCTGGAGAACATGTGCGGGTACAAGCTGCAGAGACACAAACCGAGAGCGCTGCGCTGACGAGGCGGCGGCGCCACTGCGGCCCGGCTGGCGGTAGCGGCGGCTCCCGGGAGCGCCCGGACCGGGCAGGCGGCCGTACCTGGAGTCGTTGGCGAAGAACTCGAAGTAGTCGTGCTcgggcagaggctgcaggtgctcctccagctgctccttcgTCAGGCTGGGCGGCAGCCGGCGGATCACCACCTGCGGCACGACAGGAGCGGCGCTCagggcggcggcagcagcgcccGGGACGAGTCACTACCGCGCCTCCCCCAACACGTCCCGTCCCAGGAGGGCCCCGCAAGCGGCCCGTTAGCGGGGCAAGGTCCCGTTACAGAGGGAGGAGGGGCCCGTTACAGAGGGTGAGCCCCGTTACAGGGGAGGGCGCCGTACCCGGCAGCGCGCAGGCCCCACCTTGCTGAGCGTCTCCTTCTTGTCCTTGGGCCGCTCCAGGCGATCGAGCTCGGCGGTGCCGGCTCTGCCGTCCGtgccggcggcggggcccgaGCCCGGTCCCGCGGGCATCAGCACGCCCGGCCCGGCGGAGGCCCCGCGCCGCTCCTTGGGCCTGGCGTTCTCCTTGTCCTCCTTcatcccgatcccgatcccgacTCCGGCCCGGGCGGCACCGCGCGCACCCAATCGCCGCCGCCTCTCGCGAGACTGCGCCTTAAAGGTGCCGCTGCCTCCGCCGGACTACCACTCCCAGCGTGcaccgcgcccgccgccgctgGTACCGACGGGGTCAGCCGCTCGCGACTGGGACCGAGAGCGAGCCGGGACACGAACACGGCCTCATTTATTGCCAGGGACTGCTCCCGGGCAGCGCCGTCGCTCCCGCTACCCGCTCGGGCCCGCTAGGGTGTGAGGGGGCGCGGGGCAGGCCGGGAAGGGCGCGGGGCAGGCCGGGAGTGCCCCGGCACTCGGCGAGGGGCAGCGGCACCGACACCAGCACCGACAGCGGCGGGATGTGGTACGAGATCCTGCCCGGCATGGCCATCATGGGCGTCTGCCTCACCATCCCCGGCATGGCCACCATCTTCATGCACCGCTTGTCTAACGGCGGCAAGGTcagcgcggggcggggcggcacGTCCCGGGATCCGGGACCCTGGGGCT from Ammospiza nelsoni isolate bAmmNel1 chromosome 15, bAmmNel1.pri, whole genome shotgun sequence encodes:
- the NDUFA1 gene encoding NADH dehydrogenase [ubiquinone] 1 alpha subcomplex subunit 1 encodes the protein CRCLRRTTTPSVHRARRRWYRRGQPLATGTESEPGHEHGLIYCQGLLPGSAVAPATRSGPLGCEGARGRPGRARGRPGVPRHSARGSGTDTSTDSGGMWYEILPGMAIMGVCLTIPGMATIFMHRLSNGGKEKRIARYPYEWTLLERDRRLSAVNKHYVSKGLENIN